The nucleotide sequence CTATCTACTGAAACGGGGTCTCGCCGTGCCTCACGATGTGTCCCTCATGGCCCGCGACTACGACCGCATTTTCGAAACGGTCAGTCCCCCCATCACGCATTATGGGTTCAGCGAGGCCACCTACGCCGAACGCCTTTCCCGACTTATGTTGCAAATGGTAACCCAGGGCTACCTCTCCTCCGAACCCATCCTCATTTTCCCCAAATTTTTCCCCGGCAACACCGTGCGAAAACTACCTTGAACCGCCGCGGCCAAGTGTCCTCACGCGCACATCGCACTTCCCTCCCGGCGATCTGGCGGTTTCGCGTGGTCAGGGAAGGTTACCGGCGGATCGGGTTCGGCCCAGACCGCAAATGATCGGGTGATTGCCCGGACGAAAACCTGACGTTTCTCCCCCGCCCTTTCTGCTCGTTCTCCTGACTGTCTTTCTCCTATGCCTAATTTTCCCATTTCGCTCGCTGGTAAACTCATCGTCCAATTCGGCGGCAGTGGCTTGCTCGGACGAGCCATGGCTCTCGATCTGGGTCGGGCCGATGCTCGCGTGGTGGTCGCTTCACGCGATCCGAGCAAGCTCTCATCGCTGGTTGATATCGCTCGTGACGAAAATCTGAAGTTGGAAGCCGAGTCCGTCGACATCACCAGCGAAGCCTCGCTCTGTGCGCTGCGCGACCTGCTGCTTGAGCAGCACGGCCACATCGACGGGATCGTGTTCAACGCCGTCAGCCGTCCCATGGCCAGACTCAGTGATCCGGTGACAGCGTGGGAATCATCCCTGAGCACGAACGCCACCGGCTTGTTTCTCACCACGCGCACATTCGGCGACGCGATGGCGCAGGCTGGCTCCGGCAGCATGGTCAACATTGCCTCGATCCAAGGGATGGTGGGACCCAACCAATACCTCTATGAAGGAACCGAAATGATTTCGCCTCCCGACTACTTTTTCCACAAGGGAGGCATGATAAATATGTCCCGCTACCTCGCCGCCCAATACGGTCCTCGCGGCGTGCGCGTCAATGTAGTAAGCCCAGGCGGAATATTTGATCCCGACTCCCCGCAACCGGACGCCTTCCTGCATCGCTACAATCCCATGACCATGCTCGGTCGCATGGCGCACGCTCGCGAAATCAGCGGCGCCGTGGCTTACCTCCTCAGCGATGCCTCCACGTATGTCACGGGCATCACCATACCGGTCGATGGCGGCTACACCGCGAAATGAGGACGTCGATTCCCGCCGCAGCATCGATGTCAACCTCGACCATCGCTCGGGTTCGGCGTTCGTTTTTAACCGGCGTTTGATCTGGCGTTCCAACTCCCCAACGCTACCGCTGCCCACTCCATGAACGTCGCGCTACTCGGCCTCCAACATCCTCATTCCGCGCTGTTGCTGGCCACGTTTCAGGAATTGCCGGAGATCTCCCGCATCGATCTGTGGGACTCCGACCCGAGCGTCGTGGCCAACCCGCCGTTGCCTCGTTGCGCCAAAGCCACCGCCCCCACCTCGGCGCTCGACGCAGTGCTGGCCCAACCCGATCTCACTTTCGTGATGGTGTGCGTGCGGCACGATCAATCCGCCGCGATCGCGTTGCAGGTGATCGCCGCCGGCAAGCATCTCTTGATTGAAAAACCCGTGGGCCTCAACGCGGTCGAAGTCCAGCGCGTGCAAGCGGCGGCCGATCGAGCGGGGGTCGTGGCGGCCGTGCTCTATCTCCGGCGTCACCATCCGTGCATCGTCGCAGCCCGCGAGTTGGTGAACTCCGGTGCACTGGGCGCGCCGCTGAGCATCGAATCCCGCTTCATCACCACGCAGGTGAAGTTCCGCGATCCGGCATCCTGGCTCTTTAATCGCGCGCAGGCCGGCGGGGGCATTCTCCTGTGGCTCGGGTGCCACAACCTCGACATGATGCAATATGTCGCCGGCGAGGAAATCGTCGAAGTCAGCGCGATGATGGCCACGCGTTCCGGTGAAGCGATCGACGTCGAGGATACCGTTTCCCTGAGTTTCAAGTTTCGCTCCGGTGCCATCGGCACATTCAATGCCGGCTACGCCCTCGCCTACAGCGGCTCGGGTTACGACAACGTGGCCGGCTACGACTGCTACTTTGCCTACTACGCGCGCCACGGCAAAATCGTTTGGCCGGACTTGGTTCCTCGTCTGCTCATCGAACGCCCTCCGCGCGATGGCGAATCCCCCGCGCGCGAGGAAACCTTCACCATGCCGCCGTCCCAAATATATGGCGCCCGTGCTGGAGAAACGTTCTTCGCGCAGTTCTTCGCCGCGATGCAAGGTCGAGCCGATTCGCCCGCTCCGCTGAGCGCCGCCCTGCAAACCGCCCGCATCGTGGAAGCCGCCGCAGAATCCTCCCGGCAAGGTCGTTTCATGCCCGTGGCGTCACCGGTCGAAATCGGCGGATCCGCGACGACCTATTGATAAAATATTCTGACCCAACAATCGATCCACTCTGTTTCCGCCTTTCGATGAACCCACCTCCTCCTCCCTCCATTCTCGCCACGGCGGTGATTCCCTGGACCGCCGATTTCACTTTTGATGAAGCAACCTTCCGCCGCGAGGTCCACGCCATCGCGGAGGAAATCACGCGCACGATCTACATCTTCGGCACCGCCGGGGAAGGCTACGCCGTCACCGATCAACAATTCGCCACCATTGCCCGCGTGTTTCATGCGGTCGCCCAAGAGTGCGACGTCACCCCCATCCTCGGGATCATATCACTTTCCCTCCCCGCCATCATCGCGCGCATCCAAGTCGGCCACGCCATCGGTTTTCGTGAATTTCAAATCTCCCTGCCGGGCTGGGGAGCGCTGAACGACACCGAGCTCGATACGTTTTTCGCGCACACGTGCGGCGCGTTTCCCGACTGCCGGTTTCACCACTACAATCTCGCCCGGACCAAACGTATTCTCACCGGTCGCGACTATTTGCGGCTGGCGGCGGCGCACCCCAACCTCGTGGCGGTTAAGGCCAGCACCGACGACGAAGCCGTGGTCGCCGATTTGCTGACCGTTTCGCCGCGGCTGCGTTTCTATTTCACTGAGTTCGGTTACGAGATCGCTCGACGCACTCATGAGGTGGGCCTCCTGCTGGCGCTTTCCTCGGTCAATTACGCACGCGCACATGCCTTCGTAAACGGCGACAATGCTCAGCGAGCGGCCGACATTCTTTGCCTGCGACAATTGCTCCAATCTTTGATCGAACTGAGCGGAGGTCGCTTCCACATCGATGGCGCATTCGACAAGATGCTCTACCGGATCAACGATCCGACATTTCCGCTCCGTCTGCTCCCGCCTTACGCCACCGCCACCAACGCAGACTTTGAAAAGTTTCGCGGTCTCGCGGCCGAAGCGTGGTCCTGAACCCATACCGCCGGCCAACAACCCTACGACCTTCATTGCTCCCATGCGTTACCTCTGCTTCCTGACTTGCCTCGCCCTGTTCACCACCGCCTGTCAGCATGCGCCGTCTTCCCCCCCTATCGCTGACACCGCTGCTGACCTGACGCAGGCGGCCTTCGCAACGCTGACCGAAGTGCTGGAATCGGAGACCTCGACCAAACAGATCCACGCCGCCGAAGTGCTGATCGCCCATGGCCGATCGGACGAAGTTTACGCTTGGCTCAGTCGAGCTCCGGCGCAGGTCGACCACACGCCCATTCACCGCGTTGTCGTATGGCGGGCCCTCGCTCGCTCCGCGCCCTCCGCCGCGGAACGCACGATGTGGCAGAACAAGATTTTGACCATCGCCGGCACCCCGGATTTGCCCGACCGCGTGCACGCCATCGAAAGCGTGGCAAAACTGGGCGTGGAGCCTCCTGCCGAATGGGTGCCGATCCTAAAGCGCTGGGCCCTGGTCGCCCCGGAACGTGAACAGGTCTTTATTCGCTGGGCGCTCTGGCAGGTCGCACCACCGGACAACCCTGGTCAATTACTCGCCGCCTGGATGAATTCGGCCGATGAGATCACGCGGCTCCGCGCGGCTTACATCACCCGTTGGTTGGGCGCGCCCGAGCCGGCGGCCACCACACTCGTCGACCTCGCAAACCGCACCACCGCCTCCGACCAGATTGCGGCCATCGTGCTCGCTTCGGCTTATCTTCAGGATCCCGCCGCCCCCAACGCGCTCCGGTGGCGCACCCAACTCGAAGCGATGGTAGTGGGGGCCGATCCCGCCGCGACGTATCATGCGTTGCAGGGACTCATGCCCAGCTACACCCCGCAGGATCTGGCTCCAGTCATCCCGCTCTTGCAGCATGCCGACGCCGATGTGCGGGTCGCAGCCGCGTGGACGATTCTGCACATTACGCAGCGGTAATCGTCATCCCATCACCGGGCGAACCGGTTGGCGAAGTCAGCGCTGGTTCGGCGACAATCTGTAATTCCGGAGCATCACGTTTCCCGAAATCCACCATCGATCGCCGCCGCAGCCGATCTCCCGCTTCGCCCGTCCCTCGAACCCCGCACGCGGGAACATTCGTCACTTCCGCTGACCCGATAAATCGATCGGCGCTGCCATCGCCGAGTAGCCGTCAGCAACACCCGACGCCGACATGGAAATGATTTTCATTTGACCAAGAATACAATTGCATACATTGAAACACACTCACCGTTTTCGTTTCTTGTCCGTCACTGGAACTCGAAAACGAGTGCCTTTTTCCCATTCACGTCAGATTCTTTAAACGACTATGCATTCGGTTCTTATTGTCGGTTGCGGTAGCATCGGAGAGCGCCACTTACGTTGTTTCCAAGCATCAGGTCGCGCTCGGGTAACAGCCTGCGATGCCCACCCCGCCCTGTTGGAAAAGATGAGCGATCTCTACGCGGCGGCGACCACGACCGACTTTACCGCCGCGCTGGCTGGCAACGTCGACGCTGTCGTAATTTGCACGCCCGCCCATCTGCACGTTCCCATGGCGCTCGCAGCCCTACGCGCTGGAAAACATGTGCTGATCGAGAAACCCTTGGCGGCATCGTTGGAGAACGTGGATGACTTGCTCACTGCCCACGCCGAATCGGATCGCATGGTCTCCGTCGCCTATGTGCAGCACGTGTTCCCGTTTCTAGTGAAAGCGCGCGATTTTCTGCGCAGTGGAGAACTCGGTCCGATCAAGCACGTGACCCTCACCTGCGGTCAGCATTTCCCTTCCGGTCGACCGGCTCATGCCGCGCCCTACGCCCAGACCTACTACCGGGATCGCAAGACCGGCGGCGGCGCGATCCAGGACGCGCTCACGCACATGGCCAACTGGATTGAAAGCGTGCTCGGTCCCACCGACAGCGTCTTCTGCGATTGCGCGCATCAGGCGCTCCCCGACGTTACGGTCGAAGACACGGTGAATCTTTCCGCCCGCCACGGCGACACCCTCGTCAACTACACGCTCAACCAATTCCAGGCCCCCAACGAAACGGCGGCTCAGTTCAATACCGCCACCGGAAGCGTGAAGGTTGAATACCACCGCCAACGTTGGGGCACGTTTCGCCTCGGTGACTCCGACTGGACGTGGCACGCCGACGACAGCGCCGAGCGCGATGGCCATTTCACCGCGCAAGCCAATGCGTTTCTCGATCAGATTGAAGGTCAACCGTCGCGCCTGTGCTCACTCGAAGCCGCTGCCGAAACCCTGCGCTTTAATCTCGCCGCTCTGGCCTCGGCCGAAACCGACCAACGAGTGACTTGCGCCGAAGTTCGCTGATCCCGCTCCTCGACTCGCTCCATCCATTCCTGCCTCTTTCAACTCTCTGCCCCTATCCTGTTTTATGTCTGCCACCATCGACATTGATGCCAATCGGACCCTGCTGAATCGCTATCGCTTCGTGCTCCACGGAACGATGCACACCCTCGCGGGTTGGCTACCTCAATCCGCCACCTTCGAACTTAAGTGTGAACTCGGACGCGCCATCTGGGAGTGTGCCCAACACGTCAACGCGCTCTACCTGCGGTTGCGCGAAATCCAATCCCCCGCGTTCCAACCCCCGCCCGATGAAGCGCTCGTTCACCTCATGGCGGAACTGCCCCACGCCCCCGACGAGTTCGGCATCGCCTTGGCGTGGCAGGACGTGATCGTCCCGGATCTCATTCGCGCCCTGGAGCATCACGAAAACGCCACGTTCCCCAACAGCGACCAGCCGAGCGTCTACGCGGCCCACCACATTCTACTCGATCTCCGAGACCAACAAAAGCGGCTGCACCTCGTGATCGAAACGGCGCGAGCCGAGGGCCGCATCAAAGCCGATGCGGAAACCTGGCGCGACTACGTGCAAGTCCTGCTCGACGCCGCGGGGGGCGTGAGCGGCAACGGCTCGCGCGCCGTGACGCCAACAAGCGCCCCGGCTTGCCGCCATGCGTTTGAAACGCCTCGCGAGGCCCGCCGCGACGAACGATTCACCCGGCCCGGCGCCGACGAGGAATTGATGCCCGACGAAGCCGATTACGACCGACACACCGTGGAGGAGTTCGAGCGCTACTCCACCGAGATGCTGGCAGCTGAAACGGTCGCCGTCGTGATGCATTCCTTCCCCCGGATGCCATGGGGGTTTCAATTCGATTCCGCCCGGCATCTCTACGACGAAGTGCGACATTGTCTGATGGGTTTCGAGTGGATGCGCCAACGGGGATTCGATCCCTTTAACTCGCCGCAATACCTGCACATCTTCACCTGGCGCACGCAGTTCCCACCCGTCATGCAATATTGCCTGCTCACCATGGGTAACGAGGTGCACGCCTTTCCCTA is from Synoicihabitans lomoniglobus and encodes:
- a CDS encoding SDR family oxidoreductase, whose protein sequence is MPNFPISLAGKLIVQFGGSGLLGRAMALDLGRADARVVVASRDPSKLSSLVDIARDENLKLEAESVDITSEASLCALRDLLLEQHGHIDGIVFNAVSRPMARLSDPVTAWESSLSTNATGLFLTTRTFGDAMAQAGSGSMVNIASIQGMVGPNQYLYEGTEMISPPDYFFHKGGMINMSRYLAAQYGPRGVRVNVVSPGGIFDPDSPQPDAFLHRYNPMTMLGRMAHAREISGAVAYLLSDASTYVTGITIPVDGGYTAK
- a CDS encoding Gfo/Idh/MocA family protein, which gives rise to MNVALLGLQHPHSALLLATFQELPEISRIDLWDSDPSVVANPPLPRCAKATAPTSALDAVLAQPDLTFVMVCVRHDQSAAIALQVIAAGKHLLIEKPVGLNAVEVQRVQAAADRAGVVAAVLYLRRHHPCIVAARELVNSGALGAPLSIESRFITTQVKFRDPASWLFNRAQAGGGILLWLGCHNLDMMQYVAGEEIVEVSAMMATRSGEAIDVEDTVSLSFKFRSGAIGTFNAGYALAYSGSGYDNVAGYDCYFAYYARHGKIVWPDLVPRLLIERPPRDGESPAREETFTMPPSQIYGARAGETFFAQFFAAMQGRADSPAPLSAALQTARIVEAAAESSRQGRFMPVASPVEIGGSATTY
- a CDS encoding dihydrodipicolinate synthase family protein produces the protein MNPPPPPSILATAVIPWTADFTFDEATFRREVHAIAEEITRTIYIFGTAGEGYAVTDQQFATIARVFHAVAQECDVTPILGIISLSLPAIIARIQVGHAIGFREFQISLPGWGALNDTELDTFFAHTCGAFPDCRFHHYNLARTKRILTGRDYLRLAAAHPNLVAVKASTDDEAVVADLLTVSPRLRFYFTEFGYEIARRTHEVGLLLALSSVNYARAHAFVNGDNAQRAADILCLRQLLQSLIELSGGRFHIDGAFDKMLYRINDPTFPLRLLPPYATATNADFEKFRGLAAEAWS
- a CDS encoding Gfo/Idh/MocA family protein, producing MHSVLIVGCGSIGERHLRCFQASGRARVTACDAHPALLEKMSDLYAAATTTDFTAALAGNVDAVVICTPAHLHVPMALAALRAGKHVLIEKPLAASLENVDDLLTAHAESDRMVSVAYVQHVFPFLVKARDFLRSGELGPIKHVTLTCGQHFPSGRPAHAAPYAQTYYRDRKTGGGAIQDALTHMANWIESVLGPTDSVFCDCAHQALPDVTVEDTVNLSARHGDTLVNYTLNQFQAPNETAAQFNTATGSVKVEYHRQRWGTFRLGDSDWTWHADDSAERDGHFTAQANAFLDQIEGQPSRLCSLEAAAETLRFNLAALASAETDQRVTCAEVR